The following are encoded in a window of Impatiens glandulifera chromosome 5, dImpGla2.1, whole genome shotgun sequence genomic DNA:
- the LOC124939377 gene encoding cucumisin-like has product MGDLNPSAGIPTPILHSRFLEKALHINSSTSLIHSYKSIFNGFVALLTNDEVHRISAMEEVVSVFPNRKNHMHTTKSWDFLKFPQTVSRVKNVESNIIVGVIDSGIWPELDSFSGVGMRSPPSKWKGSCHGLRNFKCNNKIIGARYYRRNGKFSQEDIISPRDTIGHGTHVASIIAGNLVSSANFYGLGQGTARGGVPSSRIAVYKVVWTDGSDDIDIIDAFEDAIKDRVDIISISMGTGINANYLKDSITVGSFQAMRKGIMTICSAGNDGPEHGTVENISPWVLTVAASSTDRKIVTYLKLGNAQTFVGITLNAFDETNFSSLVYAGDVPNIREMVSRNTSRLCLDTKSLDARLVKGKIVICDEYNVGDAALTAGATGMVIRGNDIAVDYRTFALPALFVGNRESFELGRYLVRPRSIPTASIFKSHETFDQFAPYTVSFSSRGPNRITPQILKPDLSAPGVRILAAWTHNNSPSFSMLDSRRVSYNILSGTSMSCPHASAAAAYVKSFHPSWSPAAIKSALITTASEMSARTTQSLEFGYGAGLINPVGAINPGLVYDANLADYVQFLCGQNYTNKQLSLITGDKIACTHYGSKTSLNLNLPSFSFPIVPSNTPFNVSVNRRVTNVGSLRSTYIAKILTPPTFTIRVVPSTLSFTNVGEIKSFTLIVEGIMNHVAAVSASLSWIEYFISWYPNKWYQSEAVREERKLKRLDDPSRVIDKF; this is encoded by the exons ATGGGAGACTTGAATCCATCCGCAGGCATCCCTACACCTATCTTGCATTCAAGATTTCTAGAAAAAGCTCTTCACAT AAACTCTTCGACATCACTTATTCACAGTTACAAAAGTATTTTCAATGGTTTTGTTGCCCTATTGACCAATGATGAGGTTCACCGGATTTCTG CAATGGAAGAAGTTGTATCAGTGTTTCCAAATAGAAAAAATCATATGCACACTACAAAATCATGGGACTTTTTGAAATTTCCTCAAACGGTTAGCAGAGTGAAAAATGTTGAGAGCAACATCATTGTTGGAGTAATCGATTCTGGAATTTGGCCAGAATTAGATAGCTTTAGTGGTGTTGGAATGAGATCGCCACCGAGCAAATGGAAGGGATCGTGTCATGGGCTACGGAATTTCAAATGTAACAA CAAAATAATTGGAGCAAGGTACTACAGAAGAAATGGCAAATTCTCCCAAGAGGATATTATTTCTCCAAGAGATACCATTGGTCATGGAACTCATGTAGCTTCAATCATTGCCGGAAATCTTGTTAGTTCGGCGAACTTTTATGGTCTTGGACAAGGTACAGCACGAGGAGGAGTCCCTTCTTCGAGGATTGCGGTATATAAAGTAGTTTGGACTGATGGTTCTGATGACATCGACATCATTGACGCATTTGAAGATGCCATCAAAGATAGGGTTGACATAATATCAATTTCAATGGGAACAGGTATTAATGCAAACTATTTGAAGGATTCGATAACTGTTGGGAGTTTTCAAGCAATGAGAAAAGGAATTATGACGATATGTTCTGCGGGAAACGATGGTCCTGAACATGGAACTGTCGAGAATATTTCTCCATGGGTTCTTACCGTCGCAGCAAGTTCCACTGATCGAAAGATAGTCACCTATTTGAAGTTGGGTAATGCCCAGACATTTGTG GGAATTACATTGAATGCGTTTGATGAGACTAATTTCTCCTCTTTGGTGTATGCTGGTGATGTTCCAAATATAAGAGAAATGGTTTCTCGTAATACATCGAG ACTTTGCCTAGACACAAAGTCACTAGATGCCAGACTTGTAAAAGGTAAGATTGTCATTTGTGATGAATACAATGTAGGGGACGCAGCCTTAACTGCTGGTGCAACTGGAATGGTGATACGAGGCAATGATATCGCTGTCGATTATAGGACATTTGCTCTCCCGGCACTTTTTGTTGGCAACAGGGAGTCATTCGAACTCGGGAGATATTTGGTCAGACCAAG gAGTATTCCAACTGCAAGCATATTTAAAAGTCATGAAACATTTGATCAGTTTGCACCATATACTGTATCCTTCTCATCGAGGGGACCGAATCGTATAACACCTCAAATTCTTAAG CCGGATTTGTCTGCGCCTGGTGTTAGAATCTTGGCAGCATGGACACATAACAATTCTCCTTCATTTTCAATGCTTGATTCGAGAAGGGTATCATATAACATTCTATCAGGTACGTCAATGTCATGCCCACATGCTTCTGCTGCAGCCGCTTATGTCAAATCCTTCCATCCATCATGGTCTCCGGCTGCTATAAAATCTGCACTTATAACCACTG CCTCCGAGATGAGTGCAAGGACAACTCAGTCACTAGAATTTGGTTATGGAGCAGGCCTAATAAACCCTGTGGGTGCCATTAATCCTGGCCTTGTGTATGATGCAAATCTAGCTGACTATGTGCAGTTCTTGTGTGGCCAAAACTACACCAACAAACAGTTGAGCCTTATTACGGGTGACAAAATCGCTTGCACTCATTATGGGAGTAAAACTTCTTTAAATCTTAACCTGCCTTCATTTTCCTTCCCCATCGTTCCGTCAAATACTCCTTTTAATGTCTCCGTTAATAGGAGAGTTACCAATGTTGGATCATTAAGATCTACATACATCGCCAAGATTCTTACTCCGCCTACATTCACAATACGAGTTGTACCGAGCACACTTTCTTTCACTAACGTCGGAGAAATTAAGTCATTTACATTGATTGTTGAGGGAATAATGAATCATGTGGCAGCGGTTTCGGCTTCTTTGTCATGGATTG AATACTTCATCTCATGgtatcccaacaagtggtatcagagcgaggctGTTCGAGAGGAGAGAAAGTTGAAGAGATTGGATGATCCTTCAAGAGTTATTGACAAGTTCTAG
- the LOC124939378 gene encoding cucumisin-like, whose protein sequence is MGDLNPTSDIPTPILHSSFLEKALHINSSASVIHSYKSIFNGFVALLTTDEVHLLSSMEEVVSVFPNRKNHMHTTKSWDFLKFPRTIKRQKEVESNIIVGVIDSGIWPELDSFSDVGMRSPPSKWKGSCHGLRNFKCNNKIIGGRYYKRDGIFSQDDIKSPRDTLGHGTHIASIIVGNLVSSANFYGLGEGTARGGVPSSRIAVYKVLWVEGADDIDTIHAFEDAISDGVDIISISLGSIIIENYMQNSISIGTFQAMRKGIMTICSSGNNGPRHRTVRNVSPWDLTVAASSTDRKIVNYLKLGNMESLLGSSMNAFDQTNFSTLVYAGDVPNIREGFSPNTSRFCQETNSLDARFVSGKIVICAEQNRGDAALFAGAIGMVIIDPRYDFFEDKKTFALPTTVFNEKESSIFMRYFQNSRQPDLSAPGVRILAAWLPTVSPSTSILDTRRLSYNIISGTSMACPHAAAAAAYVKSFHPSWSPAAIKSALITTASEMSVKTNPEAEFGYGAGLINPVGAINPGLVYDANLADYVQFLCGQNYTNKQLSLITGDKIACTHYGSKTSLNLNMPSFSFPIVPSNTPFNVSVNRRVTNVGSLRSTYIAKILTPPTFTIRVVPSTLSFTNVGEIKSFTLIVEGIMDRVTAVSASLSWMSSTNEVSKPRHGYVRFFKITAILVRFPSSNSFPPPSWWIFPRARPSTPQQQSSLLGLRLQAFMAQSPLTTTDIEVTMYTLGITSPDPTCSSYGSPSRKDSTLEIASYRYGALGSFCKESGADQFPERMERTQGDSTQIQRKQISNKHIQMWLWSSGLQHMIGTKCESLWQNPQKR, encoded by the exons ATGGGAGACTTGAATCCGACCTCAGACATCCCTACACCTATCTTGCATTCAAGCTTTCTAGAAAAAGCTCTTCacat CAACTCTTCTGCATCAGTTATTCACAGTTACAAAAGTATATTCAATGGTTTTGTCGCTCTATTAACGACCGATGAGGTTCACCTGCTTTCCT CAATGGAAGAAGTTGTGTCAGTGTTTCCAAATAGAAAAAATCATATGCACACTACAAAATCATGGGATTTCTTGAAATTTCCTCGAACGATTAAAAGACAGAAAGAAGTTGAGAGCAACATCATTGTTGGAGTAATAGATTCTGGAATTTGGCCAGAACTAGATAGCTTTAGTGATGTTGGAATGAGATCGCCACCGAGCAAATGGAAGGGATCGTGTCATGGGCTACGGAATTTCAAATGTAACAA TAAAATAATTGGAGGAAGGTACTACAAAAGAGATGGTATTTTCTCCCAAGATGATATTAAGTCTCCAAGAGATACTCTTGGTCATGGAACTCATATAGCTTCAATCATTGTCGGAAATCTTGTTAGTTCGGCAAACTTTTATGGTTTAGGAGAAGGTACAGCACGAGGAGGAGTCCCTTCTTCGAGGATTGCGGTGTATAAAGTACTTTGGGTCGAAGGTGCTGATGACATCGACACCATTCACGCATTTGAGGATGCTATCAGTGATGGGGTTGAcataatatcaatttctttaggATCAATTATTATTGAAAACTATATGCAGAATTCAATATCTATTGGGACTTTTCAAGCAATGAGAAAAGGAATTATGACAATATGTTCTTCCGGAAACAATGGTCCTCGACATAGAACTGTCAGGAATGTTTCTCCATGGGATCTTACTGTGGCAGCAAGCTCAACTGATCGAAAGATCGTGAACTATTTGAAGTTGGGTAATATGGAGAGTTTGTTG GGATCTTCAATGAATGCGTTTGATCAGACTAATTTCTCCACTTTGGTGTATGCTGGTGATGTGCCAAATATTAGAGAGGGGTTTTCTCCTAATACATCAAG ATTTTGCCAAGAGACTAACTCACTAGATGCTAGATTTGTAAGTGGTAAGATTGTCATTTGTGCTGAACAAAATAGAGGGGACGCAGCTCTTTTCGCTGGTGCAATTGGTATGGTGATAATAGACCCACGCTACGATTTTTTCGAAGATAAAAAGACATTTGCCCTCCCGACAACCGTTTTTAACGAGAAAGAATCGAGCATATTCATGAGATATTTCCAAAACTCAAGGCAG CCAGACTTATCTGCGCCTGGTGTTAGAATCTTGGCAGCATGGTTACCTACTGTATCTCCTTCAACATCGATTTTAGATACAAGAAGGTTGTCATATAACATTATATCGGGCACGTCAATGGCATGCCCGCATGCTGCTGCTGCAGCCGCTTATGTGAAATCCTTCCATCCATCTTGGTCTCCGGCTGCTATAAAATCTGCACTTATAACCACCG CCTCCGAGATGAGTGTAAAGACAAATCCGGAAGCAGAATTTGGTTATGGAGCAGGCCTAATAAACCCTGTAGGTGCCATAAATCCTGGCCTTGTGTATGATGCAAATCTAGCTGACTATGTGCAGTTCTTGTGTGGGCAAAACTACACCAACAAACAGTTGAGCCTTATTACGGGTGACAAAATAGCTTGCACTCATTATGGGAGTAAAACTTCTTTAAATCTTAACATGCCTTCATTTTCCTTTCCCATCGTTCCGTCAAATACTCCTTTTAATGTCTCCGTTAATAGGAGAGTTACCAATGTAGGATCATTAAGATCTACATACATCGCCAAGATTCTTACTCCGCCTACATTCACAATACGAGTTGTACCGAGCACACTTTCTTTCACTAACGTTGGAGAAATTAAGTCATTTACATTGATTGTTGAGGGAATAATGGATCGTGTGACAGCGGTTTCGGCTTCTTTGTCATGGATGAGTAGCACAAACGAA GTGAGCAAGCCTAGACACGGCTACGTGAGATTTTTCAAGATAACCGCCATTCTCGTGCGGTTTCCCTCGAGTAATAGTTTTCCACCACCATCATGGTGGATTTTCCCAAG GGCTCGTCCATCGACGCCACAACAACAGTCAAGTCTCCTTGGCCTGCGTCTGCAAGCATTCATGGCTCAGTCTCCACTAACTACAACGGACATTGAAGTGACCATGTATACCCTTGGTATTACGTCTCCTGATCCGACATG ttcatcctatggctcgccttctaggaaagatTCAACACTCGAGATCGCATCA TATCGCTATGGAGCTTTGGGATCGTTTTGCAAAGAGTCTGGAGCTGATCAATTTCCTGAAAGAATGGAAAGAACTCAAGGAGATAGCACTCAAATCCAAAGGAAACAAATTAGCAACAAACATATTCAAAtgtggctttggagcagtggtctACAACATATGATAGGAACAAAATGCGAGAGtttatggcagaacccgcaaaAGCGTTGA